A single genomic interval of Hypomesus transpacificus isolate Combined female unplaced genomic scaffold, fHypTra1 scaffold_308, whole genome shotgun sequence harbors:
- the LOC124463809 gene encoding ELMO domain-containing protein 1-like, whose product MKHFLRVLVQFLSFLYCTFLWRALKFLTHKVTGRCELQRICHSHKPGACRTLMIEKSLRFSKSELLQSAVSVGSDSVEKVTDDIMTLKRIHEDSNLQLSVSLQACLFQVVGYRALLVEVEKLRRENYDSENLQHEDMLLRLWKALCPDSPLTSRVSKQWSDIGFQGSDPKTDFRGMGILGLLNLLYFAEHDRTTALQVLHDSQQPKHSKMSTLDWNKNNFDKAIGFSFAIVGINITELSYKLLLDGALKTHLYNVAPERPSLIHFHQTFCYLMQEFQRFWVEENPRDIMEFNRVRDKFHRMVLKQLQNPTVALGHHSPASHLHLVNL is encoded by the exons ATGAAGCATTTTCTGAG AGTGCTGGTACAGTTCCTCTCGTTTCTCTACTGCACATTTCTGTGGCGCGCGCTCAAGTTCCTCACTCACAAGGTGACGGGGCGCTGTGAGCTGCAGAGGATCTGCCACTCCCACAAACCTGGGGCCTGTAGGACCCTTATGATAG AGAAATCCCTGAGGTTCTCCAAGAGTGAG CTACTACAGTCTGCAGTGAGTGTGGGTTCTGACTCGGTGGAGAAGGTCACTGATGACATCATGACCCTGAAGAGGATCCATGAGGACTCCAACCTCCA gctgaGTGTGTCCCTGCAGGCCTGTCTGTTCCAGGTGGTGGGTTACAGAGCTCTCCTGGTAGAGGTGGAGAAGCTTCGCAGGGAGAATTACGACAGTGAAAACCTCCAGCATGAGGACATGCTCCTCAGG CTCTGGAAAGCTCTGTGTCCGGACTCCCCCCTGACATCTCGCGTGTCCAAACAATGGAGTGACATCGGTTTCCAGGGCAGCGACCCCAAAACTGACTTCAGAGGCATGGGCATCCTAGGACTCCTCAACCTGCT GTATTTTGCAGAGCACGATAGGACCACAGCCCTGCAGGTGCTGCATGACTCCCAGCAACCCAAACACAG caagaTGAGCACGCTGGACTGGAACAAGAACAACTTTGATAAAGCCATCGG GTTCTCCTTCGCCATCGTGGGGATCAACATCACAGAGCTGAGCTACAAGCTCCTGCTGGATGGGGCTTTGAAAACACATCTGTACAACGTAGCACCTGAGAGGCCCAGCCTGATACATTTCCATCAGACGTTCT GCTACCTGATGCAGGAGTTCCAGAGGTTCTGGGTGGAAGAGAACCCACGTGACATCATGGAGTTTAATCGTGTGCGTGACAAGTTCCACCGCATGGTTCTCAAGCAGCTCCAGAACCCCACCGTGGCTCTGGGTCACCACTCCCCTGCTTCCCACCTGCACCTCGTCAACCTGTAG
- the kbtbd3 gene encoding kelch repeat and BTB domain-containing protein 3: MFEVNMRERDDGSVTLGNQSPDAVSSFLDFAYSGETIITNGNVDMLFQLASFLQVSTLSRACGDFLIETLDLSNCLTLLDLAEGYGSASLLQRANEFVVENFQDLSLTPDFMEMQADMLERCLQADALSVPSEEAAVMSLLKWIGHDLQERRSLLPKLLPLLRLHHLPPHTLTALAEREELLCGDEVCGGLLREAGSRQRQHCGLLADARPAATQSYIYVHKTEENGEIRHAFCYCLETDQWRELPQGQGAGSMIPDHPGSQLTSYAEKLFVTGGCRGNCCRAVRLHIAEPCHDATDDVWCFCPVTRTCTPAPAMGKPRTMHAAVSALNRLYVIGGRARGSRGGAPSLLEVEYYDPLSHAWTSVSPLPSALYYPEASACRSLIYTLGSQLEIADSFNPSLDCFFCYDAERDQWSHLVAEFGHFFHATLVKAVAVNDTLHLCDLSTYKVYSFCPETRVWKGVGSFECAGFNAGAVGVRDRIYILGGDYSPDEITDEVQVYHSGRSQWEEVAPMPRALTEFHCQLISFNRHRDPWGAGAT, translated from the exons ATGTTTGAGGTGAACATGCGTGAGCGGGACGACGGCTCCGTTACCCTCGGCAACCAGTCTCCAGATGCTGTGAGTTCCTTCCTGGACTTTGCCTACTCAGGAGAGACAATCATCACCAACGGCAACGTGGACATGCTCTTCCAACTGGCCTCCTTCCTTCAG GTGTCCACTCTGTCCCGAGCTTGTGGTGACTTCCTGATCGAAACCTTAGACCTTTCCAACTGTCTAACGCTACTGGACCTCGCTGAAGGATATGGctccgcctccctcctccagcgaGCCAATGAATTTGTGGTTGAGAATTTCCAGGATCTCTCCTTAACTCCAGACTTCATGGAAATGCAG GCTGATATGCTGGAGCGTTGTCTCCAGGCAGACGCACTGAGCGTGCCCAGTGAGGAGGCTGCGGTGATGTCACTGCTGAAGTGGATAGGTCACgacctgcaggagaggaggagcttgCTACCTAAGCTCCTCCCACTGCTCAGGCTTCATCATCTACCCCCGCACACACTGACg GCCctggctgagagggaggagctgctgtgtggagaTGAGGTCTGCGGAGGCCtcctcagagaggcagggagcagacagaggcagcacTGCGGCCTGCTAGCGGACGCTAGGCCTGCCGCCACCCAGAGCTACATCTACGTACACAAGACGGAGGAGAACGGAGAGATACGCCACGCTTTCTGCTACTGCCTGGAAACCGACCAATGGAGAGAGCTCCCTCAGGGTCAGGGGGCGGGGTCTATGATACCAGACCATCCAGGATCTCAGCTCACCAGCTATGCTGAGAAG CTGTTTGTGACAGGTGGTTGCCGCGGTAACTGTTGCCGGGCGGTGCGTCTCCACATCGCCGAGCCGTGCCACGACGCCACCGACGACGTGTGGTGTTTCTGCCCCGTCACACGCACCTGCACCCCTGCACCCGCCATGGGGAAACCCCGTACCATGCACGCCGCCGTCTCAGCCCTCAACCGCCTCTACGTCATCGGGGGCAGGGCCAGAGGCTCACGGGGCGGGGCGCCCAGCCTCCTGGAG GTGGAGTACTACGACCCTCTGAGCCACGCCTGGACATCTGTCAGCCCTCTGCCCTCCGCCCTCTACTACCCCGAGGCCAGCGCATGTCGCAGCCTCATCTACACCCTGGGTTCCCAGCTGGAGATCGCAGACTCCTTCAACCCCTCGCTGGACTGCTTCTTCTGCTACGACGCCGAGAGGGACCAGTGGAGCCACCTGGTGGCCGagtttggtcatttcttccacGCCACGCTGGTCAAGGCTGTGGCCGTTAACGACACCCTCCACCTCTGTGATCTCTCCACCTATAAG GTCTACAGCTTCTGTCCAGAGACGCGCGTGTGGAAGGGCGTGGGCTCGTTCGAGTGCGCTGGCTTCAACGCGGGTGCCGTGGGCGTGAGAGACCGCATCTACATCCTGGGAGGAGACTACTCACCTGACGAGATCACGGACGAGGTGCAG GTGTATCACAGTGGGAGGAGCCAGTGGGAGGAAGTGGCGCCTATGCCCAGAGCGTTGACAGAGTTCCACTGTCAGCTGATCAGCTtcaacagacacagagacccaTGGGGGGCTGGAGCAACTTGA
- the LOC124463807 gene encoding sarcolipin: MDRSVQDLFMNFTIVLITILLMWLLVKTYQD, translated from the coding sequence ATGGACCGTTCTGTGCAGGATCTGTTTATGAACTTCACCATCGTGCTGATCACTATCCTGCTGATGTGGCTGCTGGTCAAGACCTACCAGGACTGA
- the alkbh8 gene encoding alkylated DNA repair protein alkB homolog 8 isoform X1, whose protein sequence is MEPCLENIKSSRKSKEEKKLLRKQIKASHVLLKHEGISTVSQPTQSLVVANGGLGNGVSREQLLAVLKEGGEVETLVMPLHKPYALVTYRSQDCAQRAHALLNSRQLCCGDQSVALYLSFIDSVVSEREACVSLPPGLLVVEDYVTPEEETVLLDAIDWSSHDDDVTAQKALKHRRVKHYGYEFRYDNNNVDKDKPLPGGLPQPCVAVLERCVKGGHVSSMPDQLTVNQYQSGQGIPPHVDTHSAFEDSILSLSLGAKTVMEFRHPDGRQVAVVLPGRSLLVMKGESRHLWTHGITPRKFDVVPACDPQSPAIVTSDLSNHGNLTLSKRGTRTSLTFRKIRFTPCDCAFPSACDSQRPAPASPPSLPRCPSEAARLEEQYVHRVYDSIAAHFSGTRHSPWPRVCHFLSALPPGGLVADLGCGNGKYLGVNPDVITVGCDHSSVLVQICSERGHLAFVSDALSVPLRSETYDACISIAVIHHFSTQERRLAAVRELTRLLKPGGRALIYVWALEQEHNKQRSKYLREPQGPSGTATDASTVHSIQEAGRPTGNGQDYKEQPAGTDDTSASVPVSPGKESSTKLSVHTNRTAFNSQDLLVPWHLKGGGEERRRKEGVKGKGSGGGGPRNTPEPCSNADLQTSVSSPDPKHDPSPKTGPVFHRFYHVFQQGELERLCGRVRGVRVESSYHDQGNWCVILEKTTGDC, encoded by the exons ATGGAGCCCTGTTTAGAAAACATCAAATCGTCAAGAAAAAGTAAAGAGGAAAAGAAACTCCTCCGGAAACAAATTAAGGCCagtcatgttttactgaaacaTGAGGGCATAAGTACAGTATCTCAGCCCACACAG AGTCTGGTGGTCGCTAACGGTGGGCTTGGCAACGGAGTGAGTCGCGAACAGCTGTTAGCAGTCCtaaaggaagggggggaggtagagacCCTCGTCATGCCCCTACACAAACCCTATGCCTTAGTCACCTACAG GTCGCAGGACTGCGCTCAGAGAGCCCACGCCCTCCTTAACAGTAGACAGCTGTGCTGCGGAGACCAGAGTGTTGCTCTGTATCTCAGTTTTATCGACTCag TGGTTAGCGAGAGGGAGGCATGTGTGTCCCTTCCCCCAGGGTTGCTTGTGGTAGAGGACTACGTGACTCCAGAGGAAGAGACTGTTCTTCTGGATGCCATAGACTGGTCATCCCacgatgatgatgtcacag ctcaGAAAGCTCTGAAGCACAGGAGAGTGAAGCATTATGGGTACGAGTTTCGCTATGACAACAACAACGTGGACAAAGACAAACCTTTGCCTGGAG GTCTTCCACAGCCGTGTGTAGCAGTTCTGGAAAGATGTGTGAAGGGTGGTCATGTTTCCTCTATGCCAGACCAGTTGACAGTAAACCAGTACCAGTCTGGACAAG GGATCCCTCCTCACGTGGACACTCACTCTGCCTTTGAGGACTCAAtcctctccctcagtctggGAGCCAAG ACTGTGATGGAGTTCCGGCACCCCGACGGGCGCCAGGTTGCCGTGGTGTTGCCAGGGCGGAGCCTCTTggtgatgaagggagagagcagaCACCTGTGGACTCATGg GATCACCCCCAGGAAGTTTGATGTGGTCCCAGCCTGCGACCCACAATCCCCTGCcatcgtgacctctgacctcagtaACCATGGTAACTTGACCCTGAGCAAGAGGGGCACCAggacctccctgaccttccgGAAGATCCGCTTCACCCCATGTGACTGCG ccTTCCCCTCCGCCTGCGACAGCCAGCGCCccgcccccgcctcccccccctctctcccccgctgCCCCTCCGAGGCTGCTCGTCTAGAGGAGCAGTACGTGCACCGCGTGTACGACAGCATCGCCGCCCACTTTAGCGGCACACGCCACTCCCCCTGGCCGCGTGtctgccacttcctgtccgCGCTCCCGCCTGGAGGCCTGGTGGCAGACCTAGGCTGCGGGAACGGGAAGTACCTGGGGGTCAACCCCGACGTGATCACG gtGGGCTGTGACCACAGCAGTGTGCTGGTCCAGATCTGCTCAGAGAGAGGACACTTGGCGTTTGTGTCGGACGCCCTCAGTGTGCCACTACGCAGCGAGACCTACGATGCCTGCATTTCCATAGCTGTCATACACCACTTCTCCACACAG gagcggAGGCTGGCGGCAGTGAGGGAGCTCACCAGGCTGTTGAAGCCAGGAGGAAGGGCCCTGATCTACGTCTGGGCTCTGGAGCAAGAGCACAACAAGCAGAGGTCCAAGTACCTCCGTGAGCCCCAGGGTCCTTCAGGCACCGCCACGGACGCCTCTACAGTGCACTCCATTCAGGAGGCTGGGCGGCCCACAGGCAATGGCCAGGACTACAAAGAGCAGCCTGCTGGGACGGATGACACCTCAGCCTCCGTGCCGGTGTCTCCTGGGAAAGAGAGTTCTACCAAGTTGAGCGTCCACACCAACCGCACCGCCTTCAACTCCCAGGACTTGCTTGTCCCCTGGCACCTgaaaggtggaggggaggaaaggaggaggaaagagggtgTAAAGGGGAAAggtagtgggggaggaggacccAGAAATACTCCTGAGCCCTGTTCTAATGCTGACCTCCAGACCTCTGTctccagccctgaccccaaGCATGACCCCAGCCCAAAGACTGGGCCTGTGTTCCACCGCTTTTACCACGTGttccagcagggggagctggagagactgtgtggcagggtgagaggggtgagggtggagagtaGCTACCATGACCAGGGGAACTGGTGTGTTATACTGGAGAAGACTACTGGAGACTGCTAA
- the alkbh8 gene encoding alkylated DNA repair protein alkB homolog 8 isoform X2: MPLHKPYALVTYRSQDCAQRAHALLNSRQLCCGDQSVALYLSFIDSVVSEREACVSLPPGLLVVEDYVTPEEETVLLDAIDWSSHDDDVTAQKALKHRRVKHYGYEFRYDNNNVDKDKPLPGGLPQPCVAVLERCVKGGHVSSMPDQLTVNQYQSGQGIPPHVDTHSAFEDSILSLSLGAKTVMEFRHPDGRQVAVVLPGRSLLVMKGESRHLWTHGITPRKFDVVPACDPQSPAIVTSDLSNHGNLTLSKRGTRTSLTFRKIRFTPCDCAFPSACDSQRPAPASPPSLPRCPSEAARLEEQYVHRVYDSIAAHFSGTRHSPWPRVCHFLSALPPGGLVADLGCGNGKYLGVNPDVITVGCDHSSVLVQICSERGHLAFVSDALSVPLRSETYDACISIAVIHHFSTQERRLAAVRELTRLLKPGGRALIYVWALEQEHNKQRSKYLREPQGPSGTATDASTVHSIQEAGRPTGNGQDYKEQPAGTDDTSASVPVSPGKESSTKLSVHTNRTAFNSQDLLVPWHLKGGGEERRRKEGVKGKGSGGGGPRNTPEPCSNADLQTSVSSPDPKHDPSPKTGPVFHRFYHVFQQGELERLCGRVRGVRVESSYHDQGNWCVILEKTTGDC, translated from the exons ATGCCCCTACACAAACCCTATGCCTTAGTCACCTACAG GTCGCAGGACTGCGCTCAGAGAGCCCACGCCCTCCTTAACAGTAGACAGCTGTGCTGCGGAGACCAGAGTGTTGCTCTGTATCTCAGTTTTATCGACTCag TGGTTAGCGAGAGGGAGGCATGTGTGTCCCTTCCCCCAGGGTTGCTTGTGGTAGAGGACTACGTGACTCCAGAGGAAGAGACTGTTCTTCTGGATGCCATAGACTGGTCATCCCacgatgatgatgtcacag ctcaGAAAGCTCTGAAGCACAGGAGAGTGAAGCATTATGGGTACGAGTTTCGCTATGACAACAACAACGTGGACAAAGACAAACCTTTGCCTGGAG GTCTTCCACAGCCGTGTGTAGCAGTTCTGGAAAGATGTGTGAAGGGTGGTCATGTTTCCTCTATGCCAGACCAGTTGACAGTAAACCAGTACCAGTCTGGACAAG GGATCCCTCCTCACGTGGACACTCACTCTGCCTTTGAGGACTCAAtcctctccctcagtctggGAGCCAAG ACTGTGATGGAGTTCCGGCACCCCGACGGGCGCCAGGTTGCCGTGGTGTTGCCAGGGCGGAGCCTCTTggtgatgaagggagagagcagaCACCTGTGGACTCATGg GATCACCCCCAGGAAGTTTGATGTGGTCCCAGCCTGCGACCCACAATCCCCTGCcatcgtgacctctgacctcagtaACCATGGTAACTTGACCCTGAGCAAGAGGGGCACCAggacctccctgaccttccgGAAGATCCGCTTCACCCCATGTGACTGCG ccTTCCCCTCCGCCTGCGACAGCCAGCGCCccgcccccgcctcccccccctctctcccccgctgCCCCTCCGAGGCTGCTCGTCTAGAGGAGCAGTACGTGCACCGCGTGTACGACAGCATCGCCGCCCACTTTAGCGGCACACGCCACTCCCCCTGGCCGCGTGtctgccacttcctgtccgCGCTCCCGCCTGGAGGCCTGGTGGCAGACCTAGGCTGCGGGAACGGGAAGTACCTGGGGGTCAACCCCGACGTGATCACG gtGGGCTGTGACCACAGCAGTGTGCTGGTCCAGATCTGCTCAGAGAGAGGACACTTGGCGTTTGTGTCGGACGCCCTCAGTGTGCCACTACGCAGCGAGACCTACGATGCCTGCATTTCCATAGCTGTCATACACCACTTCTCCACACAG gagcggAGGCTGGCGGCAGTGAGGGAGCTCACCAGGCTGTTGAAGCCAGGAGGAAGGGCCCTGATCTACGTCTGGGCTCTGGAGCAAGAGCACAACAAGCAGAGGTCCAAGTACCTCCGTGAGCCCCAGGGTCCTTCAGGCACCGCCACGGACGCCTCTACAGTGCACTCCATTCAGGAGGCTGGGCGGCCCACAGGCAATGGCCAGGACTACAAAGAGCAGCCTGCTGGGACGGATGACACCTCAGCCTCCGTGCCGGTGTCTCCTGGGAAAGAGAGTTCTACCAAGTTGAGCGTCCACACCAACCGCACCGCCTTCAACTCCCAGGACTTGCTTGTCCCCTGGCACCTgaaaggtggaggggaggaaaggaggaggaaagagggtgTAAAGGGGAAAggtagtgggggaggaggacccAGAAATACTCCTGAGCCCTGTTCTAATGCTGACCTCCAGACCTCTGTctccagccctgaccccaaGCATGACCCCAGCCCAAAGACTGGGCCTGTGTTCCACCGCTTTTACCACGTGttccagcagggggagctggagagactgtgtggcagggtgagaggggtgagggtggagagtaGCTACCATGACCAGGGGAACTGGTGTGTTATACTGGAGAAGACTACTGGAGACTGCTAA